The following coding sequences lie in one Serinus canaria isolate serCan28SL12 chromosome 12, serCan2020, whole genome shotgun sequence genomic window:
- the CCDC66 gene encoding coiled-coil domain-containing protein 66 isoform X6, with the protein MKMGNKTRAPKQALRIKHTGLILRPTQNACIKQENLTKPRSESSLSMTKGEKLQVNKHSSHEATTKSYSLIFQRDKTKRYPDSEDPSIVKNTKHKPQAPHVSAEDLKSLVCLTQAQLQQILMIVKEGRSISETHNEKQEEMATNEAPEENVYASLEKDCEVSPVPDEANSDSGRKQEAHPQPGQNVIKDSWKPADLFSTLGEREGEKALLEFKKAQWKKELDEQVALKKKLKETLEGEVGYFWAKLGSKKTPKVETPDPDQTVLPADSVCGTEENSACTAAIATEADGVALNVPRAPAGQSSDFSSSDFPAGSCTALPFREAVPQELPFTALKHEQQKKWLEELDKQKEEAKLRKLEEKLNLSKAEEHDRWEMHFDSFKNHFNANAQHPLNGMHRQPESLSLSPDPKDPTAFIHPLSPAALGNLMPSQMGTAEKAAKNGTLEQSQRASFLRSMTALLDPAQIEERDRRRQKQLEHQKAIMAQVEEKRKQKQLEEEQRKWQEQQEELRLAREKAQLQKQFEEEMLKQKQKEELATLKAKELYQTMEKAQELAQGSKQDQHIPDLAQKAHDISELQNSLGGGDTEFDNCHSGISAPSTDFPAGVESPLELQASPRKDTAVQTDCFNPSAYTESAEERTACCESPDISIEYKEMSNSKKYQKEMQYMDKNKLPGKGSGGIYSDLYEQYARKGRHIKSSEKYSKRPDWNINKPGKRFIPASERYPKALQRQREENKVRRQMELLQLVERNSPGQLSARRGGHSARSLSPREEAAVKSKGHRGRKEEKFHKNHLNEERSESPPVPAVRNRLLQVQQRQMQASPFLVCKELGGSEQDSPAASQRSRSPAAVPPSPPWARFVPYVRTREVFCLPPEAPPSRPSTQHTHDSYQMPRQIFSSDHVRDPLLNPDAVTIRERQQEILKGLSKLRQGLLQKQKELENTLIPIVAQENFMPPF; encoded by the exons ATGAAG ATGGGTAATAAAACCAGAGCACCTAAACAGGCATTGAGAATAAAGCACACTGGACTCATCTTGAGGCCAACACAAAATGCTTGTATCAAGCAGGAAAATTTAACAAAACCAAGGAGTGAATCAAGCTTATCAATGACAAAAGGTGAAAAACTGCAAGTTAATAAACACTCCTCACATGAAGCCACAACTAAAAGCTACTCTTTGATTTTCCAAAGAGATAAGACAAAGAGATATCCTGATTCAGAGGATCCTAGTATTGTGAAAAACACTAAACACAAACCTCAAGCCCCACATGTATCAGCTGAAGACTTAAAAAGTTTGGTGTGTTTAACACAAGCACAGCTTCAACAGATTTTGATGATTGttaaagaaggaagaagcattTCTGAAACTCATAAtgaaaagcaagaggaaatgg CTACTAATGAGGCACCAGAGGAAAATGTTTATGCATCACTCGAAAAAGATTGTGAAGTGTCCCCAGTTCCAGATGAAGCAAACTCTGATTCAGGCAGGAAACAAGAAGCACATccacagccaggacagaatGTTAT aAAGGATTCATGGAAACCTGCTGACTTGTTTAGTACCTTGGGTGAAAGAGAAGGGGAGAAAGCCTTATTGGAATTTAAAAAGGCCCAATGGAAGAAGGAATTAG aTGAACAGGTAGCACTGaagaagaaattgaaagaaaCCCTGGAGGGAGAGGTGGGTTATTTCTGGGCAAAACTTGGCAGTAAGAAAACCCCTAAAGTGGAAACACCTGACCCAGACCAG ACAGTGCTTCCAGCTGACTCAGTTTGTGGCACTGAGGAGAACTCTGCCTGTACAGCTGCTATAGCCACAGAGGCTGATGGAGTTGCACTCAATGTTCCaagagctccagctgggcagtCTTCTGATTTCAGTTCTTCTGACTTTCCAGCTGGCAGTTGCACAGCATTGCCTTTCAGG GAAGCTGTGCCACAGGAGCTACCTTTTACTGCTCTGAAACATGAGCAACAGAAGAAGTGGCTTGAAGAGTTGGacaagcagaaggaagaagcTAAACTAcgaaaattagaagaaaaactTAATTTATCAAAG GCAGAAGAGCATGACAGATGGGAAATGCATTTTGATTCTTTTAAGAACCACTTTAATGCTAATGCACAACACCCCTTGAATGGGATGCACAGACAGCCTGAAAGTCTTTCCTTGTCACCTGACCCCAAGGACCCGACTGCTTTCATTCACCCTTTGTCCCCTGCAGCTTTAGGCAACCTCATGCCCTCACAGATGGGAACTGCAGAAAAAGCTGCTAAAAATGGTACTTTGGAGCAAAGTCAGAGAGCCAG TTTCCTCCGTTCCATGACGGCTCTGCTGGACCCTGCACAGATtgaggagagggacaggaggaggcAGAAGCAGTTGGAACATCAG AAAGCAATAATGGCTCAGGTGGAAGAAAAACGGAAGCAGAAACAActggaggaagagcagagaaaatggcaagagcagcaggaagagctgcgCCTGGCACGAGAAAAAGCACAACTGCAGAAACAGTTTgaagaagaaatgctgaaacaaaaacaaaaggag gaacttGCAACCCTTAAAGCCAAAGAGCTTTATCAGACAATGGAGAAAGCTCAGGAATTAGCCCAGGGATCAAAACAAGACCAGCACATTCCAGACTTGGCTCAGAAGGCACATGACATTTCAGAACTTCAGAACAGTCTTGGTGGTG GTGACACAGAGTTTGACAACTGTCATTCTGGCATTTCAGCACCAAGTACTGATTTCCCTGCAGGTGTGGAGAgccccctggagctgcaggcctCCCCTCGGAAGGACACGGCGGTGCAGACAG attgcTTTAATCCTTCAGCATACACAGAGTCAGCTGAGGAAAGAACTGCATGTTGTGAATCGCCTGATATTTCCATAGAATATAAAGAAATGTCTAACAGCAAAAAATACCAGAAGGAAATGCAGTATATGgataaaaataaacttccaGGAAAAGGGTCTGGTGGTATTTACAGTGATCTATACGAGCAATATGCAAGAAAAGGAAGGCACATTAAATCTTcggaaaaatacagcaaaagacCTGACTGGAACATAAACAAGCCTGGGAAAAGATTCATTCCAGCCTCAGAAAGGTAccccaaagctctgcagagacagagggaGGAGAACAAGGTGCGCCGCCaaatggagctgctgcagctggtggaaAGGAACAGCCCCGGGCAGCTCAGTGCAAGAAGGGGGGGGCACTCAGCCAGGTCCCTCTCACCCCGGGAAGAAGCAGCTGTGAAGAGTAAGGGCCACAGAGGCAGAAAG gaagaaaaatttcatAAGAATCACTTGAATGAAGAAAG ATCTGAATCACCACCTGTTCCAGCCGTTAGGAACAGATTACTCCAAGTACAACAAAGACAGATGCAGGCTTCTCCTTTCCTGGTGTGTAAGGAGCTGGGTGGGAGCGAGCAGGACTCCCCGGCAGCCTCGCAGCGGAGCCGCTCCCCCGCCGCCGTCCCCCCGAGCCCGCCCTGGGCGCGGTTCGTGCCCTACGTGCGCACACGGGAGGTTTTCTGCCTCCCCCCGGAGGCACCGCCGAGCCGGCCCTCGACACAGCACACCCACG ATTCTTACCAAATGCCACGACAGATTTTTAGCTCAGATCATGTTAGAGATCCTCTTCTAAATCCTGATGCAGTTACAATCAGAGAGAGACAACAAGAAATTCTCAAAGGATTGTCAAAATTACGACAG
- the CCDC66 gene encoding coiled-coil domain-containing protein 66 isoform X5, whose protein sequence is MNLGDGLKLETEVLDGKPRLILASSDKSKPAMKMGNKTRAPKQALRIKHTGLILRPTQNACIKQENLTKPRSESSLSMTKGEKLQVNKHSSHEATTKSYSLIFQRDKTKRYPDSEDPSIVKNTKHKPQAPHVSAEDLKSLVCLTQAQLQQILMIVKEGRSISETHNEKQEEMATNEAPEENVYASLEKDCEVSPVPDEANSDSGRKQEAHPQPGQNVIKDSWKPADLFSTLGEREGEKALLEFKKAQWKKELDEQVALKKKLKETLEGEVGYFWAKLGSKKTPKVETPDPDQTVLPADSVCGTEENSACTAAIATEADGVALNVPRAPAGQSSDFSSSDFPAGSCTALPFREAVPQELPFTALKHEQQKKWLEELDKQKEEAKLRKLEEKLNLSKAEEHDRWEMHFDSFKNHFNANAQHPLNGMHRQPESLSLSPDPKDPTAFIHPLSPAALGNLMPSQMGTAEKAAKNGTLEQSQRASFLRSMTALLDPAQIEERDRRRQKQLEHQKAIMAQVEEKRKQKQLEEEQRKWQEQQEELRLAREKAQLQKQFEEEMLKQKQKEELATLKAKELYQTMEKAQELAQGSKQDQHIPDLAQKAHDISELQNSLGGGDTEFDNCHSGISAPSTDFPAGVESPLELQASPRKDTAVQTDCFNPSAYTESAEERTACCESPDISIEYKEMSNSKKYQKEMQYMDKNKLPGKGSGGIYSDLYEQYARKGRHIKSSEKYSKRPDWNINKPGKRFIPASERYPKALQRQREENKVRRQMELLQLVERNSPGQLSARRGGHSARSLSPREEAAVKSKGHRGRKEEKFHKNHLNEESCSIQI, encoded by the exons ATGAACCTGGG CGATGGACTGAAGCTCGAAACTGAAGTGCTGGACGGAAAGCCTAGGCTAATTTTAGCTTcttctg ATAAATCAAAGCCTGCCATGAAG ATGGGTAATAAAACCAGAGCACCTAAACAGGCATTGAGAATAAAGCACACTGGACTCATCTTGAGGCCAACACAAAATGCTTGTATCAAGCAGGAAAATTTAACAAAACCAAGGAGTGAATCAAGCTTATCAATGACAAAAGGTGAAAAACTGCAAGTTAATAAACACTCCTCACATGAAGCCACAACTAAAAGCTACTCTTTGATTTTCCAAAGAGATAAGACAAAGAGATATCCTGATTCAGAGGATCCTAGTATTGTGAAAAACACTAAACACAAACCTCAAGCCCCACATGTATCAGCTGAAGACTTAAAAAGTTTGGTGTGTTTAACACAAGCACAGCTTCAACAGATTTTGATGATTGttaaagaaggaagaagcattTCTGAAACTCATAAtgaaaagcaagaggaaatgg CTACTAATGAGGCACCAGAGGAAAATGTTTATGCATCACTCGAAAAAGATTGTGAAGTGTCCCCAGTTCCAGATGAAGCAAACTCTGATTCAGGCAGGAAACAAGAAGCACATccacagccaggacagaatGTTAT aAAGGATTCATGGAAACCTGCTGACTTGTTTAGTACCTTGGGTGAAAGAGAAGGGGAGAAAGCCTTATTGGAATTTAAAAAGGCCCAATGGAAGAAGGAATTAG aTGAACAGGTAGCACTGaagaagaaattgaaagaaaCCCTGGAGGGAGAGGTGGGTTATTTCTGGGCAAAACTTGGCAGTAAGAAAACCCCTAAAGTGGAAACACCTGACCCAGACCAG ACAGTGCTTCCAGCTGACTCAGTTTGTGGCACTGAGGAGAACTCTGCCTGTACAGCTGCTATAGCCACAGAGGCTGATGGAGTTGCACTCAATGTTCCaagagctccagctgggcagtCTTCTGATTTCAGTTCTTCTGACTTTCCAGCTGGCAGTTGCACAGCATTGCCTTTCAGG GAAGCTGTGCCACAGGAGCTACCTTTTACTGCTCTGAAACATGAGCAACAGAAGAAGTGGCTTGAAGAGTTGGacaagcagaaggaagaagcTAAACTAcgaaaattagaagaaaaactTAATTTATCAAAG GCAGAAGAGCATGACAGATGGGAAATGCATTTTGATTCTTTTAAGAACCACTTTAATGCTAATGCACAACACCCCTTGAATGGGATGCACAGACAGCCTGAAAGTCTTTCCTTGTCACCTGACCCCAAGGACCCGACTGCTTTCATTCACCCTTTGTCCCCTGCAGCTTTAGGCAACCTCATGCCCTCACAGATGGGAACTGCAGAAAAAGCTGCTAAAAATGGTACTTTGGAGCAAAGTCAGAGAGCCAG TTTCCTCCGTTCCATGACGGCTCTGCTGGACCCTGCACAGATtgaggagagggacaggaggaggcAGAAGCAGTTGGAACATCAG AAAGCAATAATGGCTCAGGTGGAAGAAAAACGGAAGCAGAAACAActggaggaagagcagagaaaatggcaagagcagcaggaagagctgcgCCTGGCACGAGAAAAAGCACAACTGCAGAAACAGTTTgaagaagaaatgctgaaacaaaaacaaaaggag gaacttGCAACCCTTAAAGCCAAAGAGCTTTATCAGACAATGGAGAAAGCTCAGGAATTAGCCCAGGGATCAAAACAAGACCAGCACATTCCAGACTTGGCTCAGAAGGCACATGACATTTCAGAACTTCAGAACAGTCTTGGTGGTG GTGACACAGAGTTTGACAACTGTCATTCTGGCATTTCAGCACCAAGTACTGATTTCCCTGCAGGTGTGGAGAgccccctggagctgcaggcctCCCCTCGGAAGGACACGGCGGTGCAGACAG attgcTTTAATCCTTCAGCATACACAGAGTCAGCTGAGGAAAGAACTGCATGTTGTGAATCGCCTGATATTTCCATAGAATATAAAGAAATGTCTAACAGCAAAAAATACCAGAAGGAAATGCAGTATATGgataaaaataaacttccaGGAAAAGGGTCTGGTGGTATTTACAGTGATCTATACGAGCAATATGCAAGAAAAGGAAGGCACATTAAATCTTcggaaaaatacagcaaaagacCTGACTGGAACATAAACAAGCCTGGGAAAAGATTCATTCCAGCCTCAGAAAGGTAccccaaagctctgcagagacagagggaGGAGAACAAGGTGCGCCGCCaaatggagctgctgcagctggtggaaAGGAACAGCCCCGGGCAGCTCAGTGCAAGAAGGGGGGGGCACTCAGCCAGGTCCCTCTCACCCCGGGAAGAAGCAGCTGTGAAGAGTAAGGGCCACAGAGGCAGAAAG gaagaaaaatttcatAAGAATCACTTGAATGAAGAAAG TTGTTCCATACAGATCTGA
- the CCDC66 gene encoding coiled-coil domain-containing protein 66 isoform X7, with amino-acid sequence MGNKTRAPKQALRIKHTGLILRPTQNACIKQENLTKPRSESSLSMTKGEKLQVNKHSSHEATTKSYSLIFQRDKTKRYPDSEDPSIVKNTKHKPQAPHVSAEDLKSLVCLTQAQLQQILMIVKEGRSISETHNEKQEEMATNEAPEENVYASLEKDCEVSPVPDEANSDSGRKQEAHPQPGQNVIKDSWKPADLFSTLGEREGEKALLEFKKAQWKKELDEQVALKKKLKETLEGEVGYFWAKLGSKKTPKVETPDPDQTVLPADSVCGTEENSACTAAIATEADGVALNVPRAPAGQSSDFSSSDFPAGSCTALPFREAVPQELPFTALKHEQQKKWLEELDKQKEEAKLRKLEEKLNLSKAEEHDRWEMHFDSFKNHFNANAQHPLNGMHRQPESLSLSPDPKDPTAFIHPLSPAALGNLMPSQMGTAEKAAKNGTLEQSQRASFLRSMTALLDPAQIEERDRRRQKQLEHQKAIMAQVEEKRKQKQLEEEQRKWQEQQEELRLAREKAQLQKQFEEEMLKQKQKEELATLKAKELYQTMEKAQELAQGSKQDQHIPDLAQKAHDISELQNSLGGGDTEFDNCHSGISAPSTDFPAGVESPLELQASPRKDTAVQTDCFNPSAYTESAEERTACCESPDISIEYKEMSNSKKYQKEMQYMDKNKLPGKGSGGIYSDLYEQYARKGRHIKSSEKYSKRPDWNINKPGKRFIPASERYPKALQRQREENKVRRQMELLQLVERNSPGQLSARRGGHSARSLSPREEAAVKSKGHRGRKEEKFHKNHLNEERSESPPVPAVRNRLLQVQQRQMQASPFLVCKELGGSEQDSPAASQRSRSPAAVPPSPPWARFVPYVRTREVFCLPPEAPPSRPSTQHTHDSYQMPRQIFSSDHVRDPLLNPDAVTIRERQQEILKGLSKLRQGLLQKQKELENTLIPIVAQENFMPPF; translated from the exons ATGGGTAATAAAACCAGAGCACCTAAACAGGCATTGAGAATAAAGCACACTGGACTCATCTTGAGGCCAACACAAAATGCTTGTATCAAGCAGGAAAATTTAACAAAACCAAGGAGTGAATCAAGCTTATCAATGACAAAAGGTGAAAAACTGCAAGTTAATAAACACTCCTCACATGAAGCCACAACTAAAAGCTACTCTTTGATTTTCCAAAGAGATAAGACAAAGAGATATCCTGATTCAGAGGATCCTAGTATTGTGAAAAACACTAAACACAAACCTCAAGCCCCACATGTATCAGCTGAAGACTTAAAAAGTTTGGTGTGTTTAACACAAGCACAGCTTCAACAGATTTTGATGATTGttaaagaaggaagaagcattTCTGAAACTCATAAtgaaaagcaagaggaaatgg CTACTAATGAGGCACCAGAGGAAAATGTTTATGCATCACTCGAAAAAGATTGTGAAGTGTCCCCAGTTCCAGATGAAGCAAACTCTGATTCAGGCAGGAAACAAGAAGCACATccacagccaggacagaatGTTAT aAAGGATTCATGGAAACCTGCTGACTTGTTTAGTACCTTGGGTGAAAGAGAAGGGGAGAAAGCCTTATTGGAATTTAAAAAGGCCCAATGGAAGAAGGAATTAG aTGAACAGGTAGCACTGaagaagaaattgaaagaaaCCCTGGAGGGAGAGGTGGGTTATTTCTGGGCAAAACTTGGCAGTAAGAAAACCCCTAAAGTGGAAACACCTGACCCAGACCAG ACAGTGCTTCCAGCTGACTCAGTTTGTGGCACTGAGGAGAACTCTGCCTGTACAGCTGCTATAGCCACAGAGGCTGATGGAGTTGCACTCAATGTTCCaagagctccagctgggcagtCTTCTGATTTCAGTTCTTCTGACTTTCCAGCTGGCAGTTGCACAGCATTGCCTTTCAGG GAAGCTGTGCCACAGGAGCTACCTTTTACTGCTCTGAAACATGAGCAACAGAAGAAGTGGCTTGAAGAGTTGGacaagcagaaggaagaagcTAAACTAcgaaaattagaagaaaaactTAATTTATCAAAG GCAGAAGAGCATGACAGATGGGAAATGCATTTTGATTCTTTTAAGAACCACTTTAATGCTAATGCACAACACCCCTTGAATGGGATGCACAGACAGCCTGAAAGTCTTTCCTTGTCACCTGACCCCAAGGACCCGACTGCTTTCATTCACCCTTTGTCCCCTGCAGCTTTAGGCAACCTCATGCCCTCACAGATGGGAACTGCAGAAAAAGCTGCTAAAAATGGTACTTTGGAGCAAAGTCAGAGAGCCAG TTTCCTCCGTTCCATGACGGCTCTGCTGGACCCTGCACAGATtgaggagagggacaggaggaggcAGAAGCAGTTGGAACATCAG AAAGCAATAATGGCTCAGGTGGAAGAAAAACGGAAGCAGAAACAActggaggaagagcagagaaaatggcaagagcagcaggaagagctgcgCCTGGCACGAGAAAAAGCACAACTGCAGAAACAGTTTgaagaagaaatgctgaaacaaaaacaaaaggag gaacttGCAACCCTTAAAGCCAAAGAGCTTTATCAGACAATGGAGAAAGCTCAGGAATTAGCCCAGGGATCAAAACAAGACCAGCACATTCCAGACTTGGCTCAGAAGGCACATGACATTTCAGAACTTCAGAACAGTCTTGGTGGTG GTGACACAGAGTTTGACAACTGTCATTCTGGCATTTCAGCACCAAGTACTGATTTCCCTGCAGGTGTGGAGAgccccctggagctgcaggcctCCCCTCGGAAGGACACGGCGGTGCAGACAG attgcTTTAATCCTTCAGCATACACAGAGTCAGCTGAGGAAAGAACTGCATGTTGTGAATCGCCTGATATTTCCATAGAATATAAAGAAATGTCTAACAGCAAAAAATACCAGAAGGAAATGCAGTATATGgataaaaataaacttccaGGAAAAGGGTCTGGTGGTATTTACAGTGATCTATACGAGCAATATGCAAGAAAAGGAAGGCACATTAAATCTTcggaaaaatacagcaaaagacCTGACTGGAACATAAACAAGCCTGGGAAAAGATTCATTCCAGCCTCAGAAAGGTAccccaaagctctgcagagacagagggaGGAGAACAAGGTGCGCCGCCaaatggagctgctgcagctggtggaaAGGAACAGCCCCGGGCAGCTCAGTGCAAGAAGGGGGGGGCACTCAGCCAGGTCCCTCTCACCCCGGGAAGAAGCAGCTGTGAAGAGTAAGGGCCACAGAGGCAGAAAG gaagaaaaatttcatAAGAATCACTTGAATGAAGAAAG ATCTGAATCACCACCTGTTCCAGCCGTTAGGAACAGATTACTCCAAGTACAACAAAGACAGATGCAGGCTTCTCCTTTCCTGGTGTGTAAGGAGCTGGGTGGGAGCGAGCAGGACTCCCCGGCAGCCTCGCAGCGGAGCCGCTCCCCCGCCGCCGTCCCCCCGAGCCCGCCCTGGGCGCGGTTCGTGCCCTACGTGCGCACACGGGAGGTTTTCTGCCTCCCCCCGGAGGCACCGCCGAGCCGGCCCTCGACACAGCACACCCACG ATTCTTACCAAATGCCACGACAGATTTTTAGCTCAGATCATGTTAGAGATCCTCTTCTAAATCCTGATGCAGTTACAATCAGAGAGAGACAACAAGAAATTCTCAAAGGATTGTCAAAATTACGACAG
- the CCDC66 gene encoding coiled-coil domain-containing protein 66 isoform X2 — MNLGDGLKLETEVLDGKPRLILASSDKSKPAMKMGNKTRAPKQALRIKHTGLILRPTQNACIKQENLTKPRSESSLSMTKGEKLQVNKHSSHEATTKSYSLIFQRDKTKRYPDSEDPSIVKNTKHKPQAPHVSAEDLKSLVCLTQAQLQQILMIVKEGRSISETHNEKQEEMATNEAPEENVYASLEKDCEVSPVPDEANSDSGRKQEAHPQPGQNVIKDSWKPADLFSTLGEREGEKALLEFKKAQWKKELDEQVALKKKLKETLEGEVGYFWAKLGSKKTPKVETPDPDQTVLPADSVCGTEENSACTAAIATEADGVALNVPRAPAGQSSDFSSSDFPAGSCTALPFREAVPQELPFTALKHEQQKKWLEELDKQKEEAKLRKLEEKLNLSKAEEHDRWEMHFDSFKNHFNANAQHPLNGMHRQPESLSLSPDPKDPTAFIHPLSPAALGNLMPSQMGTAEKAAKNGTLEQSQRASFLRSMTALLDPAQIEERDRRRQKQLEHQKAIMAQVEEKRKQKQLEEEQRKWQEQQEELRLAREKAQLQKQFEEEMLKQKQKEELATLKAKELYQTMEKAQELAQGSKQDQHIPDLAQKAHDISELQNSLGGGDTEFDNCHSGISAPSTDFPAGVESPLELQASPRKDTAVQTDCFNPSAYTESAEERTACCESPDISIEYKEMSNSKKYQKEMQYMDKNKLPGKGSGGIYSDLYEQYARKGRHIKSSEKYSKRPDWNINKPGKRFIPASERYPKALQRQREENKVRRQMELLQLVERNSPGQLSARRGGHSARSLSPREEAAVKSKGHRGRKEEKFHKNHLNEERSESPPVPAVRNRLLQVQQRQMQASPFLVCKELGGSEQDSPAASQRSRSPAAVPPSPPWARFVPYVRTREVFCLPPEAPPSRPSTQHTHDSYQMPRQIFSSDHVRDPLLNPDAVTIRERQQEILKGLSKLRQVTAGIEASNRLSFLTEIKSQWIS, encoded by the exons ATGAACCTGGG CGATGGACTGAAGCTCGAAACTGAAGTGCTGGACGGAAAGCCTAGGCTAATTTTAGCTTcttctg ATAAATCAAAGCCTGCCATGAAG ATGGGTAATAAAACCAGAGCACCTAAACAGGCATTGAGAATAAAGCACACTGGACTCATCTTGAGGCCAACACAAAATGCTTGTATCAAGCAGGAAAATTTAACAAAACCAAGGAGTGAATCAAGCTTATCAATGACAAAAGGTGAAAAACTGCAAGTTAATAAACACTCCTCACATGAAGCCACAACTAAAAGCTACTCTTTGATTTTCCAAAGAGATAAGACAAAGAGATATCCTGATTCAGAGGATCCTAGTATTGTGAAAAACACTAAACACAAACCTCAAGCCCCACATGTATCAGCTGAAGACTTAAAAAGTTTGGTGTGTTTAACACAAGCACAGCTTCAACAGATTTTGATGATTGttaaagaaggaagaagcattTCTGAAACTCATAAtgaaaagcaagaggaaatgg CTACTAATGAGGCACCAGAGGAAAATGTTTATGCATCACTCGAAAAAGATTGTGAAGTGTCCCCAGTTCCAGATGAAGCAAACTCTGATTCAGGCAGGAAACAAGAAGCACATccacagccaggacagaatGTTAT aAAGGATTCATGGAAACCTGCTGACTTGTTTAGTACCTTGGGTGAAAGAGAAGGGGAGAAAGCCTTATTGGAATTTAAAAAGGCCCAATGGAAGAAGGAATTAG aTGAACAGGTAGCACTGaagaagaaattgaaagaaaCCCTGGAGGGAGAGGTGGGTTATTTCTGGGCAAAACTTGGCAGTAAGAAAACCCCTAAAGTGGAAACACCTGACCCAGACCAG ACAGTGCTTCCAGCTGACTCAGTTTGTGGCACTGAGGAGAACTCTGCCTGTACAGCTGCTATAGCCACAGAGGCTGATGGAGTTGCACTCAATGTTCCaagagctccagctgggcagtCTTCTGATTTCAGTTCTTCTGACTTTCCAGCTGGCAGTTGCACAGCATTGCCTTTCAGG GAAGCTGTGCCACAGGAGCTACCTTTTACTGCTCTGAAACATGAGCAACAGAAGAAGTGGCTTGAAGAGTTGGacaagcagaaggaagaagcTAAACTAcgaaaattagaagaaaaactTAATTTATCAAAG GCAGAAGAGCATGACAGATGGGAAATGCATTTTGATTCTTTTAAGAACCACTTTAATGCTAATGCACAACACCCCTTGAATGGGATGCACAGACAGCCTGAAAGTCTTTCCTTGTCACCTGACCCCAAGGACCCGACTGCTTTCATTCACCCTTTGTCCCCTGCAGCTTTAGGCAACCTCATGCCCTCACAGATGGGAACTGCAGAAAAAGCTGCTAAAAATGGTACTTTGGAGCAAAGTCAGAGAGCCAG TTTCCTCCGTTCCATGACGGCTCTGCTGGACCCTGCACAGATtgaggagagggacaggaggaggcAGAAGCAGTTGGAACATCAG AAAGCAATAATGGCTCAGGTGGAAGAAAAACGGAAGCAGAAACAActggaggaagagcagagaaaatggcaagagcagcaggaagagctgcgCCTGGCACGAGAAAAAGCACAACTGCAGAAACAGTTTgaagaagaaatgctgaaacaaaaacaaaaggag gaacttGCAACCCTTAAAGCCAAAGAGCTTTATCAGACAATGGAGAAAGCTCAGGAATTAGCCCAGGGATCAAAACAAGACCAGCACATTCCAGACTTGGCTCAGAAGGCACATGACATTTCAGAACTTCAGAACAGTCTTGGTGGTG GTGACACAGAGTTTGACAACTGTCATTCTGGCATTTCAGCACCAAGTACTGATTTCCCTGCAGGTGTGGAGAgccccctggagctgcaggcctCCCCTCGGAAGGACACGGCGGTGCAGACAG attgcTTTAATCCTTCAGCATACACAGAGTCAGCTGAGGAAAGAACTGCATGTTGTGAATCGCCTGATATTTCCATAGAATATAAAGAAATGTCTAACAGCAAAAAATACCAGAAGGAAATGCAGTATATGgataaaaataaacttccaGGAAAAGGGTCTGGTGGTATTTACAGTGATCTATACGAGCAATATGCAAGAAAAGGAAGGCACATTAAATCTTcggaaaaatacagcaaaagacCTGACTGGAACATAAACAAGCCTGGGAAAAGATTCATTCCAGCCTCAGAAAGGTAccccaaagctctgcagagacagagggaGGAGAACAAGGTGCGCCGCCaaatggagctgctgcagctggtggaaAGGAACAGCCCCGGGCAGCTCAGTGCAAGAAGGGGGGGGCACTCAGCCAGGTCCCTCTCACCCCGGGAAGAAGCAGCTGTGAAGAGTAAGGGCCACAGAGGCAGAAAG gaagaaaaatttcatAAGAATCACTTGAATGAAGAAAG ATCTGAATCACCACCTGTTCCAGCCGTTAGGAACAGATTACTCCAAGTACAACAAAGACAGATGCAGGCTTCTCCTTTCCTGGTGTGTAAGGAGCTGGGTGGGAGCGAGCAGGACTCCCCGGCAGCCTCGCAGCGGAGCCGCTCCCCCGCCGCCGTCCCCCCGAGCCCGCCCTGGGCGCGGTTCGTGCCCTACGTGCGCACACGGGAGGTTTTCTGCCTCCCCCCGGAGGCACCGCCGAGCCGGCCCTCGACACAGCACACCCACG ATTCTTACCAAATGCCACGACAGATTTTTAGCTCAGATCATGTTAGAGATCCTCTTCTAAATCCTGATGCAGTTACAATCAGAGAGAGACAACAAGAAATTCTCAAAGGATTGTCAAAATTACGACAG